The DNA region CAAGGCCCGGCATGTCAACGCACGGGGGCAAGGCAGGCCATCTCATTATGCTTGACGTAACGCGTCATTACCGGTATCCTTAGCTTGTGATTGTCAGCTACCGGGACAAGCGCGCCAGCGACTTTGCTGGCGGTAAGCGGGTCAAAGCCTTCTCTGGCTTTGAGCGCTCCGCGCGCCTGAAGCTCGACCGTCTGGAGTCGGCAACGTCACTGAAGGACCTTGCCGCGTTGCCGGGCAATCGTTTTGAAGCCCTGGCAGGCGACCGCAAAGGGCAGTACAGCATCCGTATTAACGATCAATGGCGGATTTGCTTCGAGTGGCCGGACCGGGCGCCGGGGCCGTCAAAGGTGGAGATCGTCGATTACCATTAGGAGGGTTGCTATGCGAATTGCTGCTATTCATCCAGGTGAACACTTGTCAGAGGAACTGCAAGCGCTCGATATGAGCGCGGCGGAATTAGCGCGAAAGATTGGCGTGCCGACCAATCGCATT from Terriglobia bacterium includes:
- a CDS encoding type II toxin-antitoxin system RelE/ParE family toxin; its protein translation is MIVSYRDKRASDFAGGKRVKAFSGFERSARLKLDRLESATSLKDLAALPGNRFEALAGDRKGQYSIRINDQWRICFEWPDRAPGPSKVEIVDYH